Proteins encoded within one genomic window of Candidatus Methylomirabilota bacterium:
- a CDS encoding S41 family peptidase has translation MLSGKLAGRIRVILIFGLLTVVIVISGVHKRVVATEEAYDTLKVFTEVLTLVQSNYVESTDSQDLIYGAIRGMLDTLDPHSSFMTPDVYKEMQVETQGSFGGLGIEITVRDHQLTVVAPIDGTPAQRAGIYAGDHIIRIDDEPTKKMTLMEAVRKLRGPKGSEVTITILREGQEAFEVPITRDIIEVHSVRTSDLLEAGVGYIRVASFQERTARDLEEALKELKEQGMRGLILDLRNNPGGLLNQAVLATDLFLEKGKLIVSTEGRVKNQNLRFVDEHENPESFPMVVLVNKGSASASEIVAGALQDHQRAILIGTTTFGKGSVQTVIPLNDGSGLRLTTAKYFTPKQRLIHGEGLTPDIIVEPPKPPTTAQAHIDQRKKPIGEQEGDTSQPLGRRPPDPKKDLQLGRAVEVLRAILIYERPQGSVASS, from the coding sequence ATGCTTTCCGGGAAGCTCGCAGGGCGGATACGAGTCATTCTGATCTTCGGACTCTTAACCGTGGTGATCGTGATCAGCGGTGTCCACAAGCGGGTCGTGGCGACGGAGGAGGCCTACGACACGCTCAAGGTCTTCACCGAGGTCCTCACGCTTGTGCAGAGCAACTACGTCGAGTCTACCGACTCCCAGGACCTGATCTACGGGGCGATCCGGGGAATGCTGGACACGCTCGACCCCCACAGCTCCTTCATGACCCCCGACGTCTATAAAGAGATGCAGGTCGAAACGCAAGGAAGCTTCGGCGGGCTCGGGATCGAGATCACGGTGCGGGACCACCAGCTGACGGTGGTGGCGCCCATCGATGGGACCCCGGCACAGCGGGCCGGGATCTATGCGGGGGATCACATTATCCGGATCGACGATGAGCCGACCAAAAAGATGACCTTGATGGAAGCGGTCCGAAAGCTCCGGGGACCCAAGGGGTCCGAGGTGACTATCACGATTCTCCGAGAGGGCCAGGAGGCCTTTGAGGTACCCATCACCCGCGACATTATCGAAGTCCATAGCGTTCGCACGTCGGATCTTCTCGAAGCCGGGGTCGGCTACATTCGGGTGGCCTCGTTTCAGGAACGCACCGCCCGGGACCTAGAGGAGGCGCTCAAGGAGCTGAAGGAGCAAGGGATGCGCGGCCTGATCCTCGACCTGCGGAACAACCCCGGAGGGCTACTAAATCAGGCAGTCCTGGCGACTGATCTCTTCCTGGAGAAGGGAAAGCTGATCGTCTCGACCGAGGGACGAGTCAAAAACCAGAACCTCCGCTTCGTCGACGAACATGAAAATCCCGAGTCGTTCCCGATGGTCGTCCTGGTGAATAAGGGTTCGGCCAGCGCCTCCGAGATTGTGGCTGGAGCTCTGCAGGACCACCAGCGGGCGATCCTGATAGGAACCACGACCTTTGGTAAGGGTTCAGTCCAAACCGTAATTCCGCTCAACGATGGCTCGGGTCTCAGGCTGACCACCGCTAAATACTTCACCCCCAAGCAGCGCCTCATCCACGGGGAGGGCCTCACGCCGGATATCATCGTGGAGCCTCCCAAGCCACCGACAACTGCCCAGGCCCATATCGACCAGCGGAAGAAGCCCATCGGCGAGCAGGAGGGGGATACCTCCCAACCCCTCGGCCGACGCCCCCCGGACCCCAAAAAGGATCTGCAGCTCGGACGGGCGGTAGAGGTCCTGAGGGCTATTCTGATCTACGAGCGGCCCCAGGGGTCGGTGGCCTCCAGCTAA